The Alosa alosa isolate M-15738 ecotype Scorff River chromosome 8, AALO_Geno_1.1, whole genome shotgun sequence genome contains the following window.
CAGTGGCGCTGTGGCTTAGTTGGTTAAAGCGCCTGTCTAGTAAACAGGAGATCCTGGGTTCGAATCCCAGCAGTGCCTTATGTTGGACAAGATTGGCAATCCTAAAAGGAGGATGACGTCAAACACAAACTCTTGAAAGTTGCATCCGTACCGCTTGAGAAAATGTACGCAAAACAGTCTCACCTCTTTATGCACCGTCCAGGGATTTTTCTGACAATGACATACCCCAGACTGCACGCACGCGTTCTCACAAACCAGATTGACCTGATTCACTGGAGGATGACTCAGTGAATGAGGTACTAGCTTGTAAATTGAGATTTACACATGCTAAGAAGTTTCAAGTCGTCCAGCTCAGTGAGCCTCGCCAACTGCATGTCAGTGGCTGTAATAGTTGGTTAAAAGCGTCTAGTAAAACAGGAGATCCTGGGTTCAAATCCCAGCAGTGCCTTATGTTGGACAAGTTGGACCATCGAAAAGGAGGAGGATGCTAAATTCAAACCTCTTCATGNNNNNNNNNNNNNNNNNNNNNNNNNNNNNNNNNNNNNNNNNNNNNNNNNNNNNNNNNNNNNNNNNNNNNNNNNNNNNNNNNNNNNNNNNNNNNNNNNNNNNNNNNNNNNNNNNNNNNNNNNNNNNNNNNNNNNNNNNNNNNNNNNNNNNNNNNNNNNNNNNNNNNNNNNNNNNNNNNNNNNNNNNNNNNNNNNNNNNNNNNNNNNNNNNNNNNNNNNNNNNNNNNNNNNNNNNNNNNNNNNNNNNNNNNNNNNNNNNNNNNNNNNNNNNNNNNNNNNNNNNNNNNNNNNNNNNNNNNNNNNNNNNNNNNNNNNNNNNNNNNNNNNNNNNNNNNNNNNNNNNNNNNNNNNNNNNNNNNNNNNNNNNNNNNNNNNNNNNNNNNNNNNNNNNNNNNNNNNNNNNNNNNNNNNNNNNNNNNNNNNNNNNNNNNNNNNNNNNNNNNNNNNNNNNNNNNNNNNNNNNNNNNNNNNNNNNNNNNNNNNNNNNNNNNNNNNNNNNNNNGCCTGTCTAGCAAACAGGAGATCCTGGGTTCAAATCCAGCAGTGCCTTATGTTGGACAAGATGGACCATCCTAAAAGGAGGATGACGTCAAACGTAACCTCTTGCGTGCTGAAAGTTGCATCCGTACCGCTTGAGAAAACGTATGCaaaacttgaatttccctttggggatcaataaagtacctatctatctatctatctatccaacaCCCTCTGAAAAAGAGGAGGACTAAACGCATCCTCTTCAGTATTGAAAGTAGCTTTCATACCACTTTTGAAAACGTGCGAAAAACAATTTTACCTCTCCACCTGCCTCTATGGGCTGAACATTAATTTCTTGGAATCAGTATAAAATATGCTGACAACTGTAAAACCACCCCTAAACTCTACCTttccacaaccttggcaacacccttgatctagtcatttccagagggatagaagtcacagacttatcagtaaatgatataaatatgtctgatcatcattgtgtatcttttaatattgtactacatactccaaaattCATCccaaattgcaatcaaatcgcgactcttggacattagagcagaacagcagttcatagctcttatagactccataaatttagatattttacatcatcccattgatcaaacggtagaggctcttaatcgtgaattaggcgctctgcttgacagagtggcacccttaaagactaaaaaaaggccctgtagcaaactgacaccttggatgaacgaaaatatccatgatctaaaaagatcatgtaggaaagctgagagaacatggagaaaaactaagttacaggttcaccgtgccattctaaaaagaaaaaattgcaaattataatagagctattcgaatgagaggaggaaccacttctctaaggtaattgctgaaaacagtggaaactctagggtgttgttctctaccattgataggctattgcatcaaacaccttttgatacactcagtcaggcatcctctctaagatgcgaagaatttgcagacttcttcaaaacaaagtcatttctataaggggaggctattggtaacacaagtaatatgtttgatagtacacccaaaaacagcccccaaaattaaggtcctttagcactattactcaatctgagcttggtaaaattataactcaaaccggctcctcaacatgtgttttagatccaatccctactacattcctcaaaaagtatatgatggcttagctccctttttttctcaaggtaataaatacctcattagaaacaggtatatttccaactgcttttaaaaccgctgttgtgaaacctttacttaaaaagtcaaaacttgaccataccaatctgagcaactacaggcctatatcaaatctatcgtttttgagcaaagtacttgaaaaagttgtttgcaatcagttaaataccttcctcaacgaaaacagtatccttgaaaaattccaatcaggttttagatcaaatcacagcacagaaacggctctagtaaagatagtcaatgatctcagactagctaccgactcaaacaaagtctcaatccttattcttctggatttgagtcgcggcatttgacaccattgatcaaagcatcctaattcaccgccttagcagtgggtgggtctctctgataatgctctaaactggtttcaaacctacattactggcagagatttttatatcagtctaggagatcatgtatctgaaaaacatgacttgccttttggtgtggcccagggagctgccttggtcccctgctattttctctatatatgctcccattgggaaacgtcataagtcagcataatgtaaacttccacagctacgcagatgatacccaattgtatctttctgtggagccaactaacctagatggcctttgctccctcacttcatgcctaacctccattaatcagtggatgagcaaaaacttttgaaactaaatgatgacaaaacagaggtacttctggttggaccaaaactaaagcgagatattattcttagtaatctggggaacttggcacaccaggtcaaaccaaaagtaacaagcctgggtgtcatcttagatgcagagttaagttttaagccccatatcagtaaagttactcagacagcctatttccacttgagaaacattgccaaagtcgcggccctttttaactcaacaagatgcagaaaaactaattcacgcctttatcactagcaggttagactactgcaatgcacttttcactggtcttcccaaaaaacatctaaagaaattggcactcatacagaactctgcggctagacttttaactaagactaagaagagagaacacatcacccctgtgttggctgaactgcactggctcccctatttcctatagaattgattttaaggttatgttaattacttacaaagctctgaatggcatagcaccttcatatatctctgagcttttaatatcttatcaaccacaaaggaaacttagatcatccaattctaatcttttaatcgtacccaaaagtgctccacaaacaaagtggagaagctgcgtttatccattatgcccccaaactatggaacaccctgcctctgtacatcaagcaggcgagttcagtaaatatttttaaaaaagatctgaaaacatacctgtacaggaaagctttttagttaactcatcttatcctgtagactacattttcagattattctacatctgctactattggggggcgcagccagccagaagcagatgggctcccctattaagtcaggttctgctcaaggtttcttcctggaatatgggagttttccttgccacagttgccatatatggcgtgcttgtgggggtaagagggttaaggctgccagtcttatggcgtaattttctatatttttgatatgttgctgagtataacataaacagcaaagaaaagtgattgataatgactgactgactattattgtgttacatgcttcaaatgtaaagcactttgagctgcattctgtgtatgaaaggtgctatacaaataaagctttattaatattattattattattattattattacctaagacaaaaaaaaatgctaagcCTGTTTTTTATGTGACAGCATGGttcccttttttattttttggatttGTAAATGGCAGGGGAATTTTCTATCTCCTCTGGAAAGAATCTTATCTTCACGTGGGTCAGTCATATCCATACATACCGTTAAATTACATGGTCAAGTGTGACAATGCTTTCTCTTTCGAACCTCATGACATTGGTCAAACCACCTTTGTTATCTCTGAgctgataagtgtgtgtgtgtgactatttgCTCACTAAGAAGGCCTTGCTTGCCGCAACTATTTTGTATTCAATCATTCACTTTACATTTCAGTCCTAGAGTGAGGAAGAAGGATGCAGTGCTGTTTTGTGAATAGGTCATGTGTCCACAGATGAGCGTGGATCGACCAGCTGCTGTGTTGCAGTCATTGCTGTCAACTTACATAGTGTGCAAACCTGAGAGAATATGCCATCTGGTGGACACAGCGTTGTATGTCATATGTTCACATCTTACAAAATACAGTCATATTCAGTCATAGTACTGATTCTAAATTCATACATCTCTAAAAGGCATTCAAAAACCATATAAACATCTCAAACACTGGTGTCCAGGTGGACACTCACTGACGCGGATGTGTTaggtatggttatggttatgcaTGGTCATGTATATTGGCCATTCACCCACTTATCCCTCAGATTACATACCTATCATCCCAATATGCATCttgcacacattacatacatacattttcacTATAACTTCTGCACTTTATATCCACTCCACTCCATGTGTTCTTGTCTTGATACTATGCCTTATTTGTatattgtattttgtatattatgTTAATACGTTGATATGTGCCTATATGTATACTGTTGtctatactgtacagtatgtgtctttaTTACTATTGTCTATTGAATGTGTACTACTACATGTCTATTTGTTGAATGTACAGAGAGTTTAACACCTATcgaagtcaaattccttgtatatgtaagtatacttggccaataaaaactgattctgattctgatataTGGGTTAGGTTAGGTGTGGTTATGTATGGGTTAGGTATGGTTTGATCAGTGTTACTAATTAAGTGTTCAAAATATACTTATTATAGTGATTCAAATGTTTTTAACCAATGTGCATAATTAATGATTTACCAGAGTCAGAAAAGGAAGTTTCCTGTTTGatgttggtgtttgtttgtatgtggttGTGAACACAATTTGTTACCGTGGACACTTCCAACGTTATTTTCCAGTGTGTTTGACGGTAACTTCCCCGGCCTGCGCATGTGATGCTGACACATCTTCAAATTAGATTTTGAGTGTGTGGCACTATCTGTGACaggctatgagtgtgtgtgtgtgtgtgtgtgtgtgtgtgtgtgtgcgcatgtgtatgtgccaGGAGGAGGCCCTATATCAcctagaccagcctttctcaaacttctttgacctgaggcccggtcatggaagacttttggggtcatagggtccacatgcacatcagaggactgctttactaatgtaggcctaacacATAATTATAGCATGTTGaagtatgatgcttgcatgagaaatacttctcaaaacaacagcaatgatATGGGTGCCattattttgggatgtttccctcatgcaagcatcatacactggttggcaaaaggaaaaaatattgacatgcATTTCAATGAAATTTCATtcaaatgcctgaatgtaaggattcaggaaaaacaataccagcttttgtatATGACAAATGGCGGAGCAGATAGGGgcaaatcactgatctggagatatTTAACAGGAAGACCTGTTatgctacaatagcttttgtcCACCTTATATTCACATTTGAATAATTGTGTAACGTCGGTGTCTTTTAGACTGAGTCCtagcctcccagaatgcaatgtgtgtgaatgctagtttgtgtaatgtcggttttagTTAGTGTAATTGCGTtttccttgtcatgtatgtgttagcttggGTAGTCTTTCTTTAGGTTTTACCTTGTGTGCTTTACtcggtgtattgtatgtgactaccctgttcgtGTATCGTGCTCGTtttattgacttcccttgtgtttgctatgtaatggtgtcttggtgtgtgtgattCCCGCTTCAGTTAATACACATTTAGATTGGACAAccgtgtgtcgctatcaaatcgttacaatgTACTATCATTATACTCAGAGCTAGTCATGTATTAAACAGTCTCTGCTTTGTTTTAATAGAAGTTGCAAGAATTCACGTCGTTCTATCAAGTGTCGTTAGTTAAATGgctttccaacaggttgaagtgGAGCTTGCTACCGACTTTATGGAGTGGTTCCAGTTTCTCTCGGGCAGacgcgcacacgcatgcattgaatgacCGATACCACCACTCAattgtatgcctctatgtttgatgacaccaaattagcaagtatttcctcCAGATTGCAGAAacgtttattttctttttctgtcggtccGCAGTTCCTTGATCATCAGAGGAAGCACCAGGCATAGCCTAATTTCACTCCCCGGCTCTGGCTCATAGTTTGAGAGACGCTGGCCTAGACGCACATGACACGCACACGAACCCTCGAagccacacatactgacacatcAGCGCTTTGATGTCCAAAGCAACAGAACCACTATGCAAACTTGTGATTGTCAACTGGTAGGCCTACTTGGCTCTTCCACTTCTCGATCAGCATCAGTTGTGTCTACAAAGTCTGGCTAGTCGTGGCAGTTGGTTGGCTAGTGGTGGTGGGTTGGGGGTGCATCCACAGCAGCAGGCTGGCTAGCCGGTGGATTCGTGGAAACACTCCACATATTTGTTAAATTTGATGTCTTCTTTAGTAATTCTACTCTTCTTTCATCCTTTAGATCCTTTCACTTTATTTTTTGGCCCCACTCGGATGCTTTCTTTGGCCTGAATTGTTTGCTAGTTATTGCTGTGCTCACTCTGAATGGTTTTATGCGCGCGTTCGATGAGGCTCCCCGAGGCCCCCTAGAGGCGAGGCCCGGGGCTGCAAGTGTTAAGCCGGGCCTGTGTGATGTtgctacacaataggcctacagcacagcaggcccggtGTGATGCGTGCGAGTGGAGAAGCTGCCATGACACGTGTTGCGCAGATGAcattacaaatgacattttgtaACTCTGAGCCTAACTTGTATAACGTTGTATACACTTGTTACTTGGGCCTACTttgataaatatataatatttctgAGTCTGACTATGGCATAGCTTTAGCTGCCCAcccaagtaggctaatgatttaaaaacaaaaaaaatgcttgATCAAGGACCCGGCCCGGCCCGGCCCGAGGATAGTGGCTGGAAATATCGGGTGGGCCGGGTCGGGCCGGGTCAAATTCGGGCTCGGGCTCAGAATCTAAACTCTAGTCTGGACCTGTTTCTGATTTACTGGTTGGATGCCATTCCCTTATAAATGAGTGGTTCTCTTTGCAAACCATTGAAAGAAGTGGCATACTGCCACACAGTACCTAATAATTTAGAGCAGCAATAAAATTACAGCGTGGAAGCAAACATAATTAATCACTCAACAGTCTGATCATGCCAGCTGTGATTGACAGGCCTATTGGTGTAATTACAGTGATTGACCCAAAGGAACAGAGACACTATTAGTCATCATTATTGACACCACACAGAAAGCAAAGAGAGGAATTAGTCAACCAATCCAAACATTCattaatggtggtggtgtgtcgGCCTTCATGCAGTCTATTTTTGATCTTTTGCTTTAAGTAAGAACAAAGTATATTGGTGTATATATATTGAGTATATATTGAGTTTTCCTACTAAATATGTACAGTGTCCTTCATATACTACTGTTAAACTGTAATGAGGTGTAATGAAATGTGTCGCCCCTTTGGACAAAAGGCATCAGTTAGAGTTTGGCTCTGACTCAGAGTTTGGACTTTTATTGTAGATTAACTGGAGGTTGCATGCCTCTGTCAGTCGCTTACACAGTGAGCCCATAACATAAAATATAATGTTGAGTGTTTTACAAAGGTGGACATGGTATTGAGACAAAATGTGAAAATTATTAGAAAAAACTCTTAAGATCTTTGTATCATCATACTACTACTATCATATCAGCCTCCAGCATCCCTCTGGCAACAGTAATTCCCCCTGTAGTCTCCTCTTGTGTCTTCCTCTTCCCCTATACAATGGTGCTGTGAGCCTTACGCGAGAGAGGCCTTCGCAGAGACTTACACAGCACCCAAAGGTATCTGCAGCCGTAATCGCATTAGTGTCCCATTGGAGTTGCCAAGTCAGGACATGTTTATGAGTCCACAGCCCATGAGTCCCATGACTGCTGGGACCATCCCTGGAGATGAGACACAGCCATACTGGACAGCAGTGAGAGTAGCCTTCTAATTCTTCCTCAtgaccctctctctgtctctcacacacacacacacacacacacacacacacacacacacacacacacacacactaaccccccTAGGCTTCCTCTGGGATTTATAAATTCCTATTATAAGATGGTTATATCAAGTTAAATGGatacagacacatgcaaaaatgcatgcccacctcccctcacctctatctttctctctctctctctatctctctctctcacacacacacaatcacacgctcacacacacagacacacacacacacacacacacaaaacttggtTATAGAAGAAGAATTTTTAGTAGTCACAGAGCTAAGTAGAGGCACAATAGTGTGGTTTGTGGAGGTAATTTCaatgttgccatggcaacatgCTATCAGATTCAacatacctctctctttcttacacacacacacacagcttggtaTCCCTTGaaatcattctgtgcattcCTCAAAATACAAAACGGACTAATTTCCATGGCAACCCACACGCACAATTCCCATTCTTATGAGGCCCGTAATTTCCAGGAGACTCAAAACATCACCCCATCAGCTGGCCACTGCATTGCCATCATGCCACTCCAGCCATTCATGCTAAGCACTCACTTATACTATTCTTACTTACATTTCACTGTAAGATGAACTCATGCCGGTGAGAAAATACATCCACACCATGACCCTTTACAAAGGCCCTTTTCGAGCCCTGGATCTCTTTATGTCTCAGTGATAAAGTAGCTGATGAGGGGAATAAAGATTAACATTCAAAGTGACACACTGTTGTGACTAAGTTGTGACTAAGCCTACATTACAGTACGCAATGGGCCTCCCTTGTTCATAGGGAAGTGATTCATTCAAATACTATTTTCTTTtgacaaaatcaaacaatgaGAGAGTCCACATTGTGGTTTAAGTTAATAGATTAACAGATATCTGGATTTGGCCTGTGTCTGGCCAAACACATTACTTCAATCATCATTTAGCTGATGCTCTAATCCAgtgtttttttaactttttgtctagcgaccccccaaaaaaatgtCTCGCGGTCTCACgacctccttctctctaaccagCGTAATTTGGTTTCGAAATGTTGTAAAATGGGgattggaagcagaggcagaaaatttcttctctcataggtaTAGGCTTTGTCAATGGCAGCCTGTGACTAAAAACCTTTACAAAAATGCAAATCATTTTGCGACCCCTCCAATATTTTTGGCGCCCCCCCTGTCGGTCCCAAcccccagtttgagaaccactgctctaaccTAGAGTCAATTAATAGCGAGGCCAGTCCCCATGGAACAATTTGGGGTGAATCACCTTACACAATGGGACACAATGGTgggacctcacacacacacagatctccgACAGATCTCCCCAAACTCACACAGCATCAGATAGATCGACAGTCTTTCCCAACAATAAACCATTTTGAATAGATCGACAGTCTTTGGTCCCTAAACTACTGGTGGTAGAGTGATGACAGGTttccttgtgtgtttgtaaacaagcTCAGATGAACAGTGAGGAGATGATAATTCAGAGTGACACAGCAGAATGTTAGATCATCTACCCTGGGTGTGGTTGTTCCTGAAACCTATGAGAAgtttagaaagagagagtgaggaaaggagagagtaaagggggatggagagagagagaaagagagagagggagggactcCTCAGAGGAGACAGCTATaagagtgagtgtctgtgtgtgtttgtgtgacctCTCTTTAACAGTGTCGgcctgcgtttgtgtgtgtgtgtgtatgtgtattctcTAAGTATCTCTGACAGGTCAACTTTGGACAGCACTGGGTCTCACAGGTAAACATAATTCTCATCTCAACTTAACCAGAACTTTGACTTGTGTAGCTTAATTTATATTCATTCCGTTGGGCTCTAATTGCTTATGTTCTACAACATTCTGTTCGGTTTCAAAGTAGTCCATTTTGGTGTAAAGAATCCTATTCTATCTAAACCAATTAAAGTAAAGTGACTTTTATTCATTTGAAGAGATACCTGCATAAATGTTTCCAAACTGTGCAGCACTACTGACTTTAGATGAGAAAAACCAAACATGGTATTGATAGATAGCATATGGTCATATGGTGATAGTATTGATAGATAACATGCATGCAGGTTTGTGTGTTTACAACATACTACTTTCCCCATCACAAAAATGTGGACAAATGTCCTTTAGTAAAGTCTACTTGATTTGATAAAACAAAAGTTgataaaaaaacacttttaaTTGCCTTTATATGTTCGAGCTGTTGTATAAATGATCATTATGCCTTGTCTGAATGACCTCTGGAAGCATTGAAGGGTTTAAGTTTAGCTTAGGTGAGCTGTTAAATAGCAGCTATTGCTGGTTGTGATTGCGTGTGGACCCAATATGACAACAACAATATAAAAGTCTGGATTGTGCTTGATGGAGCAGTGGTAACGTCACCACCTAATCAATTGTCCCGGGTTCCATTTGCCAACTCGCCATTGCAAGTCTGTGTCACTttagataaaagcatctgctaaatatcagtcaactaTAACTTTATAACGAGAAACTAGCATTTTGAAAGCATTATTACTTACAAGAGTATTTTAACTGTGCCTAAACCTTTTTGCAgtaatgcatttcaaaactgacTGCTATGTGGGGACTTGAtttgagttcatgctttgtccCTGTAGCACAAACCAAAGTGTTAATGAAATGACATAAATCATGTCAAGATAGCACGTCTGTCTTCATGCTGTAATCCTGAGCAAATCCTCATGGTTTTGAGTTGAGTTTGGTGCCAGTGTGATGTTAGACATATCGCAATGCCAGCAGCCTACTCAAAGAGTGCGATTTTTAAGCTGTGTCTGTATCCAAGGGATACATTTTCAAATGTGAAGAGAGATTCATAAGCTTTGTCCGTGACCAGGAGATGTGATCAGTGAATATACACACTTCATCACACTGCTTCAGCTTGAGAGGGTATTTTTAAGCGTCGTCTGTGTCTAGAAGGTAAATATGAGTGAGGAAAGTGAGTTTGCAGCTTTCTCTGTGTCCAGGAGATACATATTTGGGCTGAGTGGTCTGGTCAGTAATGATTTAATTCCCATCATCTGCTGTGCCAGGGGTGGGAAACAGAACAGTGGttgtgaggaagaggagaatgGGCTCAGTGTTCTACAGGGAAGCAAGACTGTCTTGTTCAGGCATGTTGCTTAGGTAGCAGTGTTACACATCAACCTCCACAGAAACAACACTCAGACAGAAGGCTTTAAAAGACCTTCTAAGAAAACAATATACAGTACTGTGTTATATTACAGTAAAATGTGTAGGTATTTGTGCTGTATTTTAGTAAAGTGTGTAGGTATTTGTCTTAATAAAGTTATTTTATGCCTCTGTGCAACTGTTGTGATTATATTATATGCACTTAGTATTGGTGTAGAAAGCATCCTTACTTCTACCTACTCATTTTTAATGTGTctaatatgcacatttgttcacaaataacacaaacaaatattatGTGCATTTTTTGTCAGTACCTCTATGCCTGTGTCACATTTGtaatccattcattcatttaactGACAGTCATGATTACCAGACATTGGAGAAAATGATGGCTTTAGGGATTATTTCTGAAATATGAGATTTGTTAGTGTTTGTGGAttagtgtgtatttttgtacatCATCTCTCTTTGTGTGGTCGAGGGCGGGTGTTCTGTTAGCCCTCTAGTGGACATAGATGGTATgaaaaatatatgtgtgtaaaaAATAATGTCATAATTCTATCATTTCTCTCCCTAATGCCCTTCTTTTTCTATTCTTCCCAGATAACATGGATGTAAGTACTAAGTAATTTCACTACTGTATCAGTAGACCAGTAGGAAACCTCTCTTACTACAAATCATAGCCTATTGTTGTCTTGCAACTCATTTTCACAGTGTAAATAAAAGATAACATGATATTTTTTTATGAACTGTATGTCTTTGtcaataaatatgtgtgtgtgtgtgtgtgtgtgtgtgtgtgtgtgtgtgtacttatgcattacttcatacCAATCCCTgggccccttctctctcttgctctctccagCTTGCTGACGCTCACACCAATTGTCCTGGTCAGCAGGGGAATGGCATGTGGCCTGCTCAGCCCTGCCCTCAGCAGGGGCAGCCATGCTGGCCGTGCCCCCAACCCCTACTACCCCCCGACCACCTGGCCAGGCCCCACCCAGCCAGCTCAGCCCACCTGGCCCGCCCCTTCCCAGCAGCCCGCCGCGCCAACCCAACCAGCACAGCCTACCTGGCCCATGCCACCACAAGGCCAGCCCAGTCAGCCAGCTCAGCCCACCTggcctgctcctgctcctgcaccagcaccagcaccagctccaGCTCCGGCTCCCCCTGCAGGCCAGCAGACTCAACCCACTCAGCCCAGCTGGCCTGCCCCCACCCAGCCTCCGGCACAGCCACCCCACTCCAGCTGCACCCCCTCCAACCCCTGCCCCCCAGGGTACGTCCCCGCCGGGACGCCCTCCTCTGCCTGGCCTGGTAACCCTGGACAGCCAGGCTGGCCTGGTCAGCCAGCACCGGTTCCCGTACCAGTGTGGCCTGGACCCACACCAGTAGGTCCAGTGGTAAGAACTGATTCACTCCTCTATGGGTCGGTTTTCAATACATGGATTGAGCCTAGTCTTAGGCTAAAAGGTTTTTCACTATTTATTTACTACTAGTACTATTTAAGCCCAGGTCTAGACTATTTAAGTCCATAACTATCCAGGTGTGGGAAACCAATCTTAAATGTTTCATATTCCATAAAATACCCTTCTAGAGCCTAAGAATATTTCTAAAACTAGAACCTAGAAACTACAACTATAATGAAATGTTACTGATATCTTTTAAACAAATCTTACTTTAT
Protein-coding sequences here:
- the LOC125299514 gene encoding galectin-3-like, with amino-acid sequence MACGLLSPALSRGSHAGRAPNPYYPPTTWPGPTQPAQPTWPAPSQQPAAPTQPAQPTWPMPPQGQPSQPAQPTWPAPAPAPAPAPAPAPAPPAGQQTQPTQPSWPAPTQPPAQPPHSSCTPSNPCPPGYVPAGTPSSAWPGNPGQPGWPGQPAPVPVPVWPGPTPVGPVGVPYNLNFPRGVYDKLMLTITGQVKPMAKMFTVNFLRGNDIALHINPRFNEGGKQILVRNHRQGERWGKEERNIQGPFPFAPGQPFEMKILVTYNEFKVAVNGAQVFEFKHRIRELNQIDRLNILQDINLTSINLQNMP